Proteins encoded within one genomic window of Mycolicibacterium monacense:
- the eno gene encoding phosphopyruvate hydratase — MPIIEQVGAREILDSRGNPTVEVELALTDGTFARAAVPSGASTGEHEAVELRDGGSRYGGKGVDKAVQAVLDDIAPAVIGMSADDQRLIDQALLDLDGTPDKSRLGANAILGVSLAVSKAAAESAGLPLFRYLGGPNAHILPVPMMNILNGGAHADTGVDVQEFMVAPIGAPSFKEALRWGAEVYHSLKSVLKKQGLSTGLGDEGGFAPDVAGTKAALDLISSAIEAAGFKLGTDVTLALDVAATEFYTEGTGYSFEKETRTAEQMAEFYASLLDAYPLVSIEDPLSEDDWDGWVSLTTQIGDRVQLVGDDLFVTNPERLEEGIERGAANALLVKVNQIGTLTETLDAVALAHNSGYRTMMSHRSGETEDTTIADLAVAVGSGQIKTGAPARSERVAKYNQLLRIEETLGDAARYAGDLAFPRFALETK; from the coding sequence GTGCCCATCATCGAGCAGGTCGGAGCCCGCGAGATCCTCGACTCCCGCGGCAACCCGACGGTCGAGGTCGAGTTGGCGCTGACCGACGGCACCTTCGCCCGGGCCGCGGTGCCCTCGGGCGCGTCGACCGGTGAGCACGAGGCCGTCGAACTGCGCGACGGTGGATCTCGCTACGGCGGCAAGGGCGTCGACAAGGCCGTGCAGGCCGTGCTCGACGACATCGCGCCCGCGGTGATCGGCATGAGCGCCGACGATCAGCGGCTCATCGACCAGGCCCTGCTCGACCTCGACGGCACCCCGGACAAGTCCCGGTTGGGCGCCAACGCGATCCTCGGGGTGTCGCTGGCGGTGTCGAAGGCCGCGGCCGAATCGGCCGGTCTGCCCCTTTTTCGGTACCTGGGCGGACCCAATGCCCACATCCTGCCGGTGCCGATGATGAACATCCTCAACGGTGGCGCGCACGCCGACACCGGCGTCGACGTCCAGGAGTTCATGGTCGCCCCGATCGGTGCCCCGTCGTTCAAGGAGGCGCTGCGCTGGGGCGCCGAGGTGTACCACTCGCTCAAGTCGGTGCTCAAGAAGCAGGGACTGTCGACCGGGCTGGGTGACGAGGGCGGTTTCGCGCCCGACGTGGCGGGCACCAAGGCCGCGCTGGACCTGATCTCGTCGGCGATCGAGGCCGCGGGCTTCAAGCTCGGCACCGATGTGACGCTGGCGCTCGACGTCGCGGCCACCGAGTTCTACACCGAGGGCACGGGATACAGCTTCGAGAAGGAGACCCGCACCGCCGAGCAGATGGCCGAGTTCTACGCCTCGCTGCTGGACGCCTACCCGCTGGTGTCGATCGAGGATCCGCTGTCCGAGGACGACTGGGACGGCTGGGTGTCGCTGACGACGCAGATCGGTGACCGGGTGCAGCTGGTCGGCGACGATCTGTTCGTCACCAACCCCGAGCGCCTCGAAGAGGGCATCGAACGCGGCGCGGCCAACGCGCTGCTGGTGAAGGTCAACCAGATCGGTACCCTCACCGAGACGCTCGACGCCGTCGCGCTGGCCCACAACAGCGGGTACCGCACGATGATGAGCCACCGCAGCGGTGAGACCGAGGACACCACGATCGCCGACCTCGCCGTCGCGGTCGGCAGCGGTCAGATCAAGACCGGCGCACCGGCGCGCAGCGAGCGCGTCGCCAAGTACAACCAGCTGCTGCGCATCGAGGAGACCCTCGGTGACGCCGCCCGTTACGCCGGCGACCTGGCCTTCCCGCGCTTCGCCCTGGAGACCAAATAG
- a CDS encoding EfeM/EfeO family lipoprotein, which translates to MGRHIAWQVPVVALAVVLAGCSSNGEGGDSETSSTTSGTSESSAAAAAPSPEAQKAATEYKAYAIAQADELVGAVKTLTDAVRANNLQAAQDAFAPSRLPWERIEPLAGLVEEIDGKVDARVDDFAGVDDPAFTGWHRLEYLLFSQNTTEGGAQFADQLDADVATLQKQLPTVDVTPVDVSTGAAELIEEVSEGKITGEEDRYSKTDLWDFEANLQGSEAAVNRLSPALVKADPALLGKIEAGFSEIFATLGPLRRGDGFVLFCTENDPYPSARCPEVTVDPATIDKMKAQLAGLSENLSQVSGALKLT; encoded by the coding sequence ATGGGACGGCATATCGCCTGGCAGGTACCGGTGGTGGCATTGGCTGTGGTTCTGGCCGGCTGTTCGAGCAACGGCGAGGGCGGCGATTCCGAGACGTCGTCGACGACTTCGGGGACCTCGGAGTCCTCCGCGGCCGCCGCGGCGCCCAGCCCCGAGGCCCAGAAGGCGGCCACCGAGTACAAGGCGTACGCGATCGCCCAGGCCGACGAGCTCGTCGGCGCCGTCAAGACGCTGACCGACGCGGTGCGGGCGAACAACCTGCAGGCCGCCCAGGACGCCTTCGCCCCCTCGCGCCTGCCCTGGGAGCGCATCGAGCCGCTGGCCGGCCTCGTCGAGGAGATCGACGGCAAGGTCGACGCCCGCGTCGACGACTTCGCCGGCGTCGACGACCCGGCGTTCACCGGCTGGCACCGCCTCGAGTACCTGCTGTTCTCGCAGAACACCACCGAGGGCGGTGCGCAGTTCGCCGATCAGCTCGACGCCGACGTCGCGACGCTGCAGAAGCAGCTGCCGACGGTCGACGTGACGCCGGTCGACGTGTCGACCGGGGCGGCCGAACTCATCGAAGAGGTGTCGGAAGGCAAGATCACCGGCGAGGAGGACCGCTACTCCAAGACCGACCTGTGGGATTTCGAGGCCAACCTGCAGGGTTCTGAGGCCGCGGTGAACCGTCTCTCGCCCGCGCTCGTGAAGGCCGATCCCGCGCTGCTGGGCAAGATCGAGGCCGGGTTCTCGGAGATCTTCGCGACCCTGGGCCCGCTGCGCCGCGGCGACGGCTTCGTGCTGTTCTGCACCGAGAACGACCCGTACCCGTCAGCGCGCTGCCCCGAGGTGACCGTCGACCCCGCGACGATCGACAAGATGAAGGCGCAGTTGGCCGGTCTGTCCGAGAACCTCTCCCAGGTGTCGGGAGCGTTGAAGCTGACGTGA
- the mfd gene encoding transcription-repair coupling factor has translation MTVSGLHHVQTPIAGLIELALRDPCLADLSARAADKPDDLAMVGPASARLLVTAALAQAGPLLVVTATGREADDLTAELRGVIGDSAALFPSWETLPHERLSPGVDTVGARMMLLRRLAHPDDARLGPPLRVVVTTARSLVQPMAPGLAEVEPVTLTVGAEMDFDGVIKRLVDLAYTRCDMVAKRGEFAVRGGILDVFPPTAEHPVRVEFWGDEISEMRMFAVADQRSIPEIEVDTVIAVPCRELLMSDEVRSRAAVLAAEHPTHENSVPGSVPDMLAKLAEGIPVDGMEALLPLLRPTDLAMLSDHLPDGAPILVCDPEKVRTRAGDLIKTGREFLEASWSTAAVGGAAPIDLEAMGASGFLGFEEVRTGARAGGHPWWTLSQLSDEKAIELDIRSAPSARGQQSSVEEIFAMLRAHVATGGYGAVVTPGAGTAHRVVEQLGENDTPATMLEPGEEPKAGVVGVLKGPLHDGVVLPGANLVIVTEADLTGSRVTATEGKRLAAKRRNVVDPLALTAGDLVVHDQHGIGRFVEMTERVVGGARREYLVLEYASSKRGGGSDRLYVPMDSLDQLSRYVGGEAPSLSKLGGSDWANTKTKARRAVREIASELVALYAKRQAAPGHAFSPDTPWQNEMEDAFGFTETVDQLTAIEEVKADMEKPVPMDRVICGDVGYGKTEIAVRAAFKAVQDGKQVAVLVPTTLLADQHLQTFTARMAGFPVTVKGLSRFTDPAESRAALEGMKDGSVDIVIGTHRLLQTGVVWKDLGLIIVDEEQRFGVEHKEHIKSMRTHVDVLTMSATPIPRTLEMSLAGIREMSTILTPPEERYPVLTYVGPQDDKQVAAALRRELLRDGQAFYIHNRVRTIDQAASKIAALVPEARVVVAHGQMPEELLERTVEGFWNREYDILVCTTIVETGLDISNANTLIVERADTFGLSQLHQLRGRVGRSRERGYAYFLYPPEQPLTETAYDRLATIAQNNELGAGMAVAMKDLEIRGAGNVLGAEQSGHVAGVGFDLYVRLVGEAVEAYRAAADGKTVATPQETKDVRIDLPVDANLPPDYIGSDRLRLEAYRRLAAAQDDAGVDAVIDELVDRYGPLPEPAQRLVGVARLRLVCREYGITDVSSVSASTVKLSPMELPDSAQLRLKRMYPGATYRATTGTVSVPIPRATDSVGAPRIRDAELVAMVAGLVLALNGKPQAQIDTAKFGGSRA, from the coding sequence ATGACCGTATCGGGGCTTCATCATGTCCAGACCCCGATTGCGGGGCTCATCGAGTTGGCGTTGCGCGATCCGTGTCTGGCCGATCTGTCCGCACGCGCCGCCGACAAACCCGACGATCTCGCGATGGTGGGTCCGGCCAGTGCCCGGCTCCTCGTCACCGCCGCGCTCGCGCAGGCCGGCCCGCTGCTCGTCGTCACCGCCACCGGCCGGGAGGCCGACGATCTGACCGCGGAGTTGCGCGGGGTGATCGGCGACTCCGCGGCGCTGTTCCCGTCCTGGGAGACGCTTCCGCACGAGCGGTTGTCACCCGGTGTGGACACCGTCGGCGCGCGGATGATGCTGTTGCGCCGGCTCGCGCATCCCGATGACGCCCGCCTCGGCCCGCCGCTGCGGGTGGTGGTCACCACGGCCCGCTCACTGGTGCAGCCGATGGCGCCGGGTCTGGCAGAGGTCGAGCCGGTGACGCTGACCGTGGGCGCCGAGATGGATTTCGACGGCGTCATCAAGCGGCTGGTCGATCTGGCCTACACGCGCTGCGACATGGTGGCCAAGCGTGGCGAGTTCGCGGTCCGCGGCGGCATCCTCGACGTGTTCCCGCCGACCGCCGAACATCCGGTGCGCGTCGAGTTCTGGGGTGACGAGATCTCCGAGATGCGGATGTTCGCCGTCGCCGATCAGCGGTCCATCCCCGAGATCGAGGTCGACACCGTCATCGCGGTGCCGTGCCGCGAGCTGCTGATGTCCGACGAGGTGAGAAGTCGTGCTGCCGTGCTCGCTGCGGAGCACCCGACCCACGAGAACTCCGTGCCGGGCAGCGTGCCCGACATGCTGGCCAAACTCGCCGAGGGAATCCCGGTCGACGGGATGGAGGCGCTGCTGCCGCTGTTGCGGCCGACCGATTTGGCGATGCTGTCCGACCACCTGCCGGACGGCGCGCCGATCCTGGTGTGCGATCCGGAGAAGGTGCGCACCCGCGCCGGGGATCTGATCAAGACCGGTCGGGAGTTCCTCGAGGCGTCGTGGTCGACGGCCGCCGTCGGTGGTGCCGCGCCGATCGACCTGGAGGCGATGGGCGCGTCGGGCTTCCTCGGTTTCGAGGAGGTGCGCACCGGCGCGCGGGCCGGCGGCCACCCGTGGTGGACGCTGAGCCAGCTGTCGGACGAGAAGGCGATCGAACTCGACATCCGGTCGGCGCCGTCGGCGCGCGGGCAGCAGTCGTCGGTCGAGGAGATCTTCGCGATGCTCCGCGCGCACGTGGCGACCGGCGGCTACGGCGCGGTCGTCACCCCCGGTGCGGGCACCGCGCACCGCGTCGTCGAGCAGCTCGGCGAAAACGACACGCCCGCAACGATGCTCGAGCCCGGCGAGGAGCCGAAGGCCGGTGTCGTCGGGGTGCTGAAGGGGCCGCTGCACGACGGGGTGGTGCTGCCGGGCGCGAACCTGGTGATCGTCACCGAGGCCGATCTGACCGGCAGCCGCGTCACCGCGACCGAGGGCAAACGCCTTGCCGCCAAACGGCGCAACGTCGTCGACCCGCTGGCCCTGACGGCGGGGGACCTGGTGGTCCACGATCAGCACGGCATCGGCCGGTTCGTCGAGATGACCGAACGCGTCGTCGGCGGTGCGCGCCGCGAGTACCTGGTGCTGGAGTACGCGTCGAGTAAACGCGGGGGCGGGTCCGACCGGCTCTACGTGCCGATGGACTCCCTCGACCAGCTGTCGCGCTACGTCGGCGGTGAGGCGCCGTCGCTGTCCAAACTCGGCGGCAGCGACTGGGCCAACACCAAGACCAAGGCGCGCCGGGCCGTGCGGGAGATCGCCAGCGAGCTGGTGGCGCTCTACGCCAAACGGCAGGCCGCGCCCGGCCACGCCTTCAGCCCGGACACCCCGTGGCAGAACGAGATGGAGGACGCGTTCGGGTTCACCGAGACCGTCGACCAGCTCACCGCCATCGAGGAGGTCAAGGCCGATATGGAGAAGCCGGTCCCGATGGACCGGGTGATCTGCGGCGACGTCGGTTACGGCAAGACCGAGATCGCGGTGCGCGCGGCGTTCAAGGCGGTGCAGGACGGTAAGCAGGTGGCGGTGCTCGTGCCGACCACGCTGCTGGCCGACCAGCACCTGCAGACGTTCACCGCGCGGATGGCCGGCTTCCCTGTGACCGTGAAAGGCCTGTCGCGCTTCACCGACCCCGCCGAGTCCCGCGCCGCGCTCGAGGGCATGAAGGACGGCTCGGTCGACATCGTCATCGGCACCCACCGCCTGCTGCAGACCGGGGTGGTGTGGAAGGACCTCGGGCTGATCATCGTCGACGAGGAACAGCGGTTCGGCGTCGAGCACAAGGAGCACATCAAATCGATGCGCACCCACGTCGACGTGCTGACCATGAGCGCCACGCCGATCCCGCGCACGCTGGAGATGAGCCTGGCCGGTATCCGCGAGATGTCGACGATCCTCACGCCGCCCGAGGAGCGCTACCCGGTGCTGACCTACGTCGGGCCGCAGGACGACAAACAGGTCGCCGCGGCGCTGCGGCGCGAACTGCTGCGCGACGGGCAGGCGTTCTACATCCACAACCGGGTGCGCACCATCGATCAGGCGGCGTCGAAGATCGCCGCGCTGGTGCCCGAGGCCCGGGTCGTCGTCGCCCACGGCCAGATGCCCGAGGAACTGCTGGAGCGCACGGTCGAGGGGTTCTGGAACCGCGAGTACGACATCCTCGTGTGCACGACGATCGTCGAGACCGGCCTCGACATCTCGAACGCCAACACGCTGATCGTCGAGCGCGCCGACACCTTCGGCCTGTCGCAGCTGCACCAGCTGCGGGGCCGGGTGGGCCGCAGCCGCGAACGCGGATACGCCTACTTCCTGTATCCGCCCGAGCAGCCGTTGACCGAGACCGCGTACGACCGGCTGGCCACCATCGCGCAGAACAACGAACTCGGCGCGGGTATGGCCGTGGCCATGAAGGACCTCGAGATCCGCGGGGCGGGCAACGTGCTCGGCGCCGAACAGTCCGGTCACGTGGCCGGGGTCGGGTTCGACCTCTACGTGCGCCTGGTCGGTGAGGCCGTCGAGGCCTATCGAGCGGCCGCCGACGGGAAAACCGTTGCGACACCGCAGGAAACGAAGGATGTTCGGATCGACCTGCCGGTCGATGCGAACCTGCCGCCGGACTACATCGGCAGTGACCGGCTGCGGCTCGAGGCCTACCGGCGGCTGGCCGCCGCCCAGGACGACGCCGGCGTCGACGCGGTCATCGACGAACTCGTCGACCGCTACGGACCGCTGCCCGAACCGGCGCAGCGCCTGGTCGGCGTCGCGCGGCTGCGGCTGGTGTGCCGCGAGTACGGCATCACCGACGTCAGCTCGGTGTCGGCGTCGACGGTCAAGCTGTCGCCGATGGAGCTGCCGGACTCGGCGCAGTTGCGGCTCAAGCGGATGTATCCCGGGGCCACCTACCGGGCGACGACCGGGACGGTGTCGGTGCCCATCCCGCGCGCCACCGACAGCGTCGGCGCACCGCGCATCCGGGACGCCGAACTGGTCGCGATGGTGGCCGGTTTGGTTCTCGCGCTCAATGGAAAACCGCAGGCGCAGATCGATACGGCGAAGTTCGGGGGGTCACGAGCATGA
- a CDS encoding DUF501 domain-containing protein, with amino-acid sequence MVERSDLDAVARQLGREPRGVLEIAYRCPNGEPGVVKTAPRLPDGTPFPTLYYLTHPVLTAAASRLESSGLMRQMTERLSEDPELADAYRRAHESFLAERDAIEPLGTTFSGGGMPDRVKCLHVVIAHSLAKGPGVNPFGDEALAILAAEPGMQGILDADVWRLRG; translated from the coding sequence GTGGTTGAGCGCAGTGATCTGGACGCCGTCGCGCGGCAGTTGGGCCGTGAGCCGCGAGGTGTCCTGGAGATCGCCTACCGCTGCCCCAACGGAGAGCCCGGTGTCGTCAAGACCGCACCGCGGCTACCCGACGGCACCCCGTTCCCGACGCTGTACTACCTCACCCATCCGGTGCTGACGGCGGCGGCCAGTCGCCTGGAGTCGTCGGGCCTGATGCGGCAGATGACCGAAAGGCTCTCTGAGGACCCGGAATTGGCCGATGCGTACCGGCGGGCGCACGAGTCGTTCCTGGCCGAACGCGATGCGATCGAACCGCTGGGCACCACGTTCTCGGGCGGCGGGATGCCGGATCGGGTGAAATGTCTGCACGTGGTGATCGCGCACTCGCTGGCCAAGGGGCCGGGCGTGAACCCGTTCGGTGACGAGGCGCTGGCGATCCTGGCCGCCGAACCGGGTATGCAGGGAATTCTGGACGCGGACGTGTGGAGGTTGCGTGGTTAG
- a CDS encoding FtsB family cell division protein, with translation MPESKRPDPKRRSPASRPGKPGGANRGRPKGTSTPRREPRAIEAKPASEQPDAESVGHAIVRRAEQLAVEQSEQRFGSAARRAAILAAVVCVLTLTIAGPVRTYFSQRTEMKQLKATEEQLREQIAELEQQKVKLADPVFIAAQARERLGFVMPGDIPFQVQLPPGAVAPGSRPADEQPNAPSGQPWYTSLWKTIADEPHGAPAPPPVPPGPPPPPAPPPPPGG, from the coding sequence ATGCCCGAATCGAAGCGGCCCGATCCGAAACGTCGGTCCCCGGCCTCCCGGCCGGGTAAGCCCGGCGGTGCGAACCGGGGCCGTCCGAAGGGCACGTCGACTCCGCGCCGGGAACCGCGCGCCATCGAGGCCAAGCCGGCGTCCGAACAGCCGGACGCCGAATCGGTCGGCCATGCGATCGTGCGGCGGGCCGAACAGCTCGCCGTCGAGCAGTCCGAACAGCGGTTCGGTTCGGCGGCGCGGCGCGCGGCGATCCTGGCGGCGGTGGTGTGTGTGCTGACGTTGACGATCGCCGGGCCGGTGCGCACCTACTTCTCCCAGCGCACGGAGATGAAGCAGCTCAAGGCCACCGAGGAGCAGTTGCGTGAACAGATCGCCGAACTCGAGCAGCAGAAGGTGAAGTTGGCCGACCCGGTGTTCATCGCCGCGCAGGCGCGTGAGCGGCTGGGTTTCGTGATGCCCGGCGACATCCCGTTCCAGGTGCAACTGCCGCCCGGGGCGGTCGCACCCGGCAGCCGACCGGCCGACGAGCAGCCGAACGCCCCGTCCGGGCAGCCCTGGTACACCTCGCTGTGGAAGACGATCGCCGACGAACCGCACGGGGCGCCCGCTCCGCCCCCCGTTCCGCCGGGGCCGCCGCCTCCGCCCGCACCACCCCCGCCGCCCGGTGGTTGA
- a CDS encoding nucleoside triphosphate pyrophosphohydrolase: MTVVLVDPRRPSLVPVEAIGLLAGDLQYTEEMPIKVPWSLPAARPCFAGDPEDNRAPVLLSSDPDHPAVRSRLAAGDRLISAPDPQPGERLVDAVAMMDKLRTSGPWESEQTHASLRRYLLEETYELFDAVRSGDADELRAELGDVLLQVLFHARIAEDASQHAFTIDDVAESLIRKLGNRVPAVLAGESVSLDEQLAQWEERKALEKTRASCMDDVPTAQPALALAQKVLARVTAAGLPEDLIPATLTTVQVSGDHDAENALRADVLEFMDTVRGVERAVAAARRGEDVADELDSTPATRITEEEWRAHWPTRSAEDPR; this comes from the coding sequence ATGACGGTTGTCCTGGTCGATCCCCGCCGCCCCTCACTCGTCCCGGTCGAGGCGATCGGACTGCTCGCCGGCGACCTGCAATACACCGAGGAGATGCCGATCAAGGTGCCGTGGTCGCTGCCTGCGGCGCGGCCATGCTTCGCGGGTGACCCCGAAGACAACAGGGCGCCGGTGCTGCTGTCGTCGGATCCGGACCACCCCGCGGTCAGGTCCCGGCTGGCGGCCGGTGACCGGCTGATCTCGGCACCCGATCCGCAGCCCGGCGAACGCCTCGTCGACGCGGTCGCGATGATGGACAAGCTGCGCACCTCGGGGCCGTGGGAGAGCGAGCAGACCCACGCGTCGCTGCGCCGCTACCTGCTCGAGGAGACCTACGAACTCTTCGACGCGGTGCGCAGCGGCGACGCGGACGAACTGCGGGCCGAACTCGGCGATGTGCTGCTGCAGGTGCTGTTCCACGCCCGCATCGCCGAAGACGCCTCCCAGCATGCGTTCACCATCGACGACGTGGCCGAATCCCTGATCCGCAAACTCGGCAACCGCGTGCCGGCGGTGCTTGCGGGAGAATCGGTTTCGCTCGACGAGCAGTTGGCGCAGTGGGAGGAGCGCAAGGCCCTCGAGAAGACGCGTGCGTCGTGTATGGACGACGTGCCGACCGCCCAGCCGGCGTTGGCGCTGGCGCAGAAGGTGTTGGCGCGCGTGACCGCCGCGGGGCTGCCCGAAGACCTGATCCCCGCCACGCTCACCACGGTGCAGGTGTCGGGGGATCACGACGCCGAGAACGCGCTGCGCGCAGACGTTCTCGAGTTCATGGACACGGTGCGCGGTGTCGAGCGCGCGGTCGCGGCCGCCCGTCGCGGTGAGGACGTCGCCGACGAACTCGACAGCACACCGGCCACCCGGATCACCGAGGAGGAGTGGCGGGCGCACTGGCCGACAAGGTCCGCCGAAGACCCGCGCTAG
- the efeB gene encoding iron uptake transporter deferrochelatase/peroxidase subunit, protein MTGGSRRTGLSRRTFFAGALGTGAAVGVGAALSGCSDARPAAPVSGARFVPFDGPHQTGITSVPIPEQGLIASFNVLSKDRAGLAATLAELTDEIRGLMAGRPPEVRDPAYPPVDSGILGEKPPPDNLSVVVGVGASLFDDRFGLADRKPRELETMPFLANDRLDPKLSHGDVSIILEAGHTDTVQFALRQLMRRTRSHLVLRWMVDGYARGIGAGPASEAATPRNLLGFKDGTSNLDPEDDALMDRHVWVGPDDGEPDWAVGGSYQAVRIIRMFVEFWDRTRLAEQEAIFGRRKVSGAPIGMTDEFADPDYAEDPDGKRIKLDAHIRLANPRTAETEQNLILRRGFSYSRGFDGAGRLDQGLAFVSYQRSLEKGFLTVQRRLKGEPLEEYILPVGGGFFFMLPGVTGEDRFLGDRLVD, encoded by the coding sequence GTGACCGGAGGTTCGCGGCGTACAGGTCTTTCGCGCCGGACGTTCTTCGCCGGCGCGCTGGGCACCGGCGCCGCGGTCGGCGTCGGTGCGGCGCTGTCCGGATGTTCGGACGCACGGCCTGCTGCGCCGGTGTCCGGAGCGCGTTTCGTCCCGTTCGACGGCCCGCACCAGACCGGCATCACGTCGGTGCCGATCCCCGAGCAGGGGCTGATCGCCTCCTTCAACGTGTTGTCGAAGGACCGGGCCGGGCTGGCGGCGACGCTCGCCGAATTGACCGACGAGATCCGGGGCCTGATGGCGGGCAGACCGCCCGAGGTGCGTGACCCCGCCTATCCCCCGGTGGACTCCGGGATCCTCGGGGAGAAACCGCCGCCGGACAACCTGTCGGTGGTCGTCGGTGTCGGCGCATCGCTGTTCGACGACCGGTTCGGTCTGGCCGACCGCAAACCCCGCGAACTCGAGACGATGCCGTTCCTGGCGAACGACCGGTTGGATCCCAAGCTCTCACACGGGGACGTCTCGATCATCCTGGAGGCCGGCCACACCGACACCGTGCAGTTCGCGCTGCGACAGCTGATGCGCCGCACCCGCAGCCACCTGGTCCTGCGCTGGATGGTCGACGGCTACGCCCGCGGTATCGGCGCCGGGCCGGCGTCGGAGGCGGCGACACCGCGAAACCTGTTGGGATTCAAGGACGGGACGTCGAACCTCGACCCGGAGGACGACGCGCTGATGGACCGGCACGTGTGGGTGGGGCCCGACGACGGCGAACCGGACTGGGCGGTCGGCGGCTCGTATCAGGCCGTCCGCATCATCCGCATGTTCGTCGAGTTCTGGGACCGCACCCGACTCGCCGAACAGGAGGCGATCTTCGGGCGGCGCAAGGTCAGCGGCGCACCGATCGGGATGACCGACGAGTTCGCCGACCCGGACTACGCCGAAGACCCGGACGGTAAGCGCATCAAACTCGACGCGCACATCCGGCTGGCGAACCCCCGCACGGCCGAGACCGAGCAGAATCTCATTCTGCGGCGCGGCTTTTCATACTCACGGGGTTTCGACGGCGCCGGCCGCCTCGACCAGGGGTTGGCGTTCGTGTCCTACCAGCGCAGCCTCGAGAAGGGCTTCCTGACCGTCCAGCGGCGACTCAAGGGCGAACCGCTCGAGGAGTACATCCTGCCCGTCGGGGGCGGGTTCTTCTTCATGCTGCCCGGCGTGACCGGCGAGGACCGCTTCCTCGGCGACCGACTGGTCGACTGA
- a CDS encoding lytic transglycosylase domain-containing protein, protein MTVAAVVVATILVLASSCSWQMGIPIPEGVPPPPGDPVPAVDTYADGRPADALREWAAERAPQLGIPVTALEAYAYAARVAEVENPDCHLTWTTLAGIGMVESHHGNYRGAMVAANGEVTPPIRGMRLDGSSGNLEIVDTDSGLLDGDDELDRAMGPMQFIPETWRLYGVDANGDGKSDPDNIDDAALSAAGYLCYTGKDLSTPRGWMNGLRAYNYSEQYARTVRDWATAYADGRRL, encoded by the coding sequence ATGACGGTGGCTGCCGTCGTCGTCGCGACGATCCTGGTGCTGGCCTCGAGTTGCTCATGGCAGATGGGCATCCCCATTCCGGAGGGTGTCCCGCCGCCCCCCGGTGACCCCGTCCCCGCGGTCGACACCTACGCCGACGGCCGCCCCGCCGATGCGTTGCGCGAATGGGCCGCCGAACGGGCGCCGCAACTGGGCATCCCGGTGACCGCGTTGGAGGCCTACGCCTACGCCGCCCGGGTCGCCGAGGTCGAGAATCCGGATTGCCATCTGACCTGGACCACGCTCGCCGGGATCGGCATGGTCGAGAGCCACCACGGCAACTACCGCGGTGCGATGGTCGCCGCCAACGGTGAGGTCACCCCGCCGATCCGCGGGATGCGCCTGGACGGTTCGAGCGGCAACCTCGAGATCGTGGACACGGACTCGGGTCTCCTCGACGGCGACGACGAGTTGGACCGCGCGATGGGGCCGATGCAGTTCATCCCCGAGACGTGGCGGCTGTACGGCGTGGACGCCAACGGCGACGGCAAGTCCGATCCGGACAACATCGACGATGCGGCGCTGTCCGCGGCCGGTTACCTCTGCTACACCGGCAAGGACCTCTCCACCCCGCGCGGCTGGATGAACGGGCTGCGCGCCTACAACTACTCCGAGCAGTACGCCCGCACGGTGCGCGACTGGGCCACCGCGTACGCCGACGGCCGCCGACTCTAA